In Palaemon carinicauda isolate YSFRI2023 chromosome 38, ASM3689809v2, whole genome shotgun sequence, a single window of DNA contains:
- the LOC137630118 gene encoding uncharacterized protein, which translates to MACVATLMLAVPITDRENQRSSLYPAIPGHSNTFHDKKSKPILIRQTAHECHRAGFFASADNCSRFYRCVEVGETGYFTLFNFECLKGQVFHSGSASCIPGVCSPTEKPTVQVTNPPIIQAADPPQTALPFPLWNPPETEIQDVSPSTLPPAPPPSPPPQPTPPPTSTQSNLESQGPQWMNIPTWFKEGPWWFKTAPSWFHQPPAWFNAPPSWFNAQPGTQIITEEKVVDDSEPKGDKISIIGGRMPYAVNKNSIKMDNLTIDGISDFTVNDNKTLRIHIPIHIVQQ; encoded by the exons ATGGCATGTGTGGCCACCCTGATGCTCGCTGTACCAATTACAGACAGAGAGAATCAACGTAGCTCCCTGTATCCAG CTATTCCAGGTCACAGCAACACTTTTCACGACAAGAAATCGAAGCCCATCCTCATACGACAAACAGCCCATGAGTGTCACAGGGCTGGCTTTTTTGCCAGTGCTGATAACTGCTCGCGCTTCTATCG ATGTGTCGAGGTGGGAGAAACTGGATATTTTACCCTCTTCAACTTTGAGTGCCTCAAAGGACAAGTCTTCCACTCTGGCAGTGCATCATGCATACCCGGAGTATGTTCCCCAACagagaagccaactgtacaagtaaCGAATCCACCAATCATACAAGCGGCAGACCCACCTCAAACAGCTTTGCCATTTCCTTTGTGGAATCCACCAGAGACAGAAATACAAGATGTTTCCCCATCAACTCTACCACCTGCTCCTCCACCATCCCCTCCTCCCCAACCCACTCCTCCACCAACATCAACGCAGTCTAACCTAGAATCTCAG GGACCTCAATGGATGAATATCCCCACTTGGTTTAAAGAGGGTCCATGGTGGTTCAAAACAGCCCCCTCCTGGTTTCATCAACCCCCAGCTTGGTTCAATGCCCCTCCAAGCTGGTTCAACGCACAGCCGGGAACACAGATAATCACAGAGGAAAAAGTCGTTGATGACAGTGAGCCAAAGGGAGATAAAATTTCAATCATCGGTGGAAGAATGCCATATGCGGTCAATAAAAACTCAATAAAAATGGATAATCTGACAATTGATGGCATTTCTGACTTCACTGTGAATGACAATAAAACTTTAAG AATCCACATCCCCATACACATCGTCCAACAGTAG